A genomic window from Streptomyces broussonetiae includes:
- a CDS encoding RNA polymerase sigma factor — protein MTSPDAQDFGVIEPAELPTDFEAFFTRHMSEFLRVAGSRTRNPYDAEEVVMEAAVVMIRKWPRILAHPKPIALAHKILDDQIADFYRRRARTADREVSYGQLTEADVPTADDLLALRGHDGLDRALAELEKRAPLQAKCVVLRYFAELDFAAIATRLEITVSAAKTNVHLGRKKLAHLIGLPESGKGSPDAG, from the coding sequence GTGACCAGTCCTGACGCGCAGGATTTCGGCGTGATCGAACCCGCCGAACTCCCAACCGACTTCGAGGCGTTCTTCACTCGCCACATGAGCGAATTCCTTCGGGTCGCCGGGTCCCGCACCCGCAACCCCTACGATGCGGAGGAGGTCGTCATGGAGGCCGCCGTTGTGATGATCCGCAAGTGGCCCCGGATCCTGGCGCATCCCAAGCCGATCGCGCTCGCCCATAAGATCCTCGACGACCAGATCGCCGACTTCTACCGGCGCCGTGCCCGCACCGCCGACCGAGAGGTCAGCTACGGCCAACTGACCGAGGCGGACGTGCCCACCGCGGACGACCTGCTGGCACTGCGCGGCCACGACGGCCTGGACCGGGCGCTTGCCGAGCTGGAAAAGCGCGCGCCGCTCCAGGCCAAGTGCGTCGTCCTGCGCTACTTCGCCGAACTCGACTTCGCGGCGATCGCCACCCGCCTGGAGATCACCGTCAGCGCCGCCAAGACCAACGTCCACCTGGGAAGAAAGAAACTCGCCCACCTCATCGGTCTCCCGGAATCGGGGAAGGGAAGTCCTGATGCTGGATGA
- a CDS encoding NucA/NucB deoxyribonuclease domain-containing protein, which yields MKIRAALATGAVALGLLGTAAPSALADQSGTGQLRGTIGSARSQVNGLAAGPASNATCTINKITINRYSECEWVSIHVDVIKVIDGKPEIEGTVDFDVKHQMTLKVNSANWSEQFTVSKARTTRAGSGVAVDIGAASGGGTKAAVHFPQGHILSSGAASGSVDYKTGAIPKGHVNAKAKTHYTYTFTKPGYTPGSVSYDSVVYRCDNYYGSKRASRSGCAIPEVPTAVSMVGIPYIDDGIRRLRSSGGHYGDPYGGKPLHWMINPTQEDNNRKAVCPTKAPPDMQRAGRTSCDEYPFASTKEGGTHLPANQREITWVHIQENRSQGGRITAWRGKMHVMDGDPFYVIV from the coding sequence TTGAAAATCAGAGCTGCGCTCGCCACGGGGGCCGTGGCGCTGGGTCTGCTGGGAACAGCCGCTCCGTCGGCCCTGGCAGACCAGTCCGGTACCGGGCAGCTGCGGGGCACCATCGGATCAGCCCGGTCTCAGGTGAACGGACTCGCTGCCGGTCCGGCGTCCAACGCCACCTGCACAATCAACAAGATCACCATCAACCGGTACAGCGAGTGCGAGTGGGTTTCCATCCACGTCGACGTCATCAAGGTCATCGACGGGAAGCCCGAAATCGAAGGCACCGTTGACTTCGACGTCAAGCACCAAATGACCCTCAAGGTGAACTCCGCGAACTGGTCGGAGCAGTTCACCGTCTCAAAGGCGCGGACCACCCGCGCGGGCTCGGGAGTGGCTGTCGACATCGGTGCTGCGTCCGGTGGCGGGACGAAGGCCGCGGTGCATTTCCCGCAGGGTCACATCCTCAGCAGCGGTGCGGCGAGCGGCAGCGTCGACTACAAGACCGGGGCGATCCCCAAGGGCCATGTCAACGCCAAGGCGAAAACGCACTACACGTACACCTTCACCAAGCCCGGCTACACCCCTGGCAGCGTCTCCTACGACTCGGTCGTCTACCGGTGCGACAACTACTACGGCAGCAAGCGGGCCAGCCGGTCCGGGTGCGCCATTCCGGAAGTGCCCACCGCGGTCAGCATGGTCGGCATCCCCTACATCGACGACGGGATCCGCAGGCTGCGTTCCAGCGGCGGCCACTACGGTGACCCCTACGGTGGCAAGCCGCTGCACTGGATGATCAACCCGACGCAGGAGGACAACAACCGCAAGGCGGTATGCCCGACCAAGGCTCCGCCGGACATGCAGCGCGCCGGCCGCACCTCGTGCGACGAGTACCCGTTCGCCTCGACCAAGGAAGGCGGCACCCACCTGCCCGCCAACCAGCGGGAAATCACCTGGGTGCACATCCAGGAGAACCGGAGCCAGGGCGGCCGTATCACCGCCTGGCGCGGCAAGATGCACGTCATGGACGGCGACCCGTTCTACGTGATCGTCTGA
- a CDS encoding ArsR/SmtB family transcription factor, with protein MIHLEMNQAALVNTRFAISPLSTTVGALYLLRSDAPPVGGGWRHLIRETVHDRQLWLLKALFSGSWDYVPDFLTPQPDAPEAAWAEEAHTVATTCSERLCWELQIMAQGITDEGLAGRPTPTILRRALERGERDFAGDIATELHQLWESALAPRWPALRARMEADIALRARTAAHHGLSGMLAGLHPRVAWNDDRLSLVTRFQAQIPGSTSLVLTPSVFAADLHMVIDPTGGPTPRQPMLTYPVLHGPDTPASPAAHALLGVTRARLLSDLHAARTTAELSERHFLAPSTVSYHLGILHRTGLLTRTRTGHRILYQQTPRAADLLADSPQAR; from the coding sequence GTGATCCACCTCGAAATGAACCAGGCCGCGCTCGTGAACACGCGGTTTGCGATCTCACCGCTCAGCACCACCGTCGGCGCGCTCTACCTCCTGCGCAGCGACGCGCCGCCGGTCGGAGGAGGCTGGCGGCACCTGATCCGGGAGACCGTGCACGACCGTCAACTCTGGCTGCTGAAAGCGCTGTTCAGCGGTTCGTGGGACTACGTGCCGGACTTCCTCACACCGCAGCCCGACGCTCCCGAGGCAGCGTGGGCTGAGGAGGCGCACACGGTTGCCACCACCTGCTCCGAGCGCCTGTGCTGGGAGCTGCAGATTATGGCCCAGGGGATTACCGACGAGGGGCTGGCGGGCCGCCCTACTCCCACGATCCTGCGTCGTGCCCTGGAGCGGGGCGAGCGGGACTTCGCCGGTGACATTGCCACGGAGCTGCACCAGCTGTGGGAGTCGGCCCTCGCCCCGCGCTGGCCGGCGCTGCGCGCGCGGATGGAGGCAGACATCGCCCTCCGGGCGCGGACCGCCGCCCACCACGGCTTATCGGGCATGTTGGCCGGTCTGCATCCCAGGGTCGCCTGGAACGACGACCGGCTGAGCCTTGTCACTCGCTTCCAGGCCCAGATCCCCGGCAGCACAAGCCTGGTCCTGACACCTTCGGTGTTCGCCGCTGACCTGCACATGGTCATCGACCCCACAGGCGGGCCCACTCCGCGGCAGCCGATGCTGACCTATCCCGTCCTGCACGGGCCGGACACGCCCGCCAGTCCTGCGGCCCACGCGCTGCTCGGAGTGACCCGGGCGCGCCTGCTGTCCGACCTGCACGCCGCCCGCACGACGGCGGAGTTGAGCGAGCGGCATTTCCTCGCCCCGAGTACGGTCTCCTACCATCTCGGCATCCTGCACCGCACCGGCCTGCTCACCCGGACCCGCACGGGACACCGCATCCTCTACCAGCAGACCCCTCGCGCCGCCGATCTGCTGGCCGACTCCCCCCAGGCCCGCTGA
- a CDS encoding peptidase inhibitor family I36 protein encodes MRKLATGIAATALVAGFAVGTSGGASAAPATPAAPQYQSCVSGYYCVWTFDSYTGTRYKFQYSNPDWSQTSQAGAYHNDQSSWNSGTSGMGVYLIGDGGRILGCLPDGHGWWHHNPANRGEGNQWTWAC; translated from the coding sequence GTGAGGAAGTTGGCCACGGGCATCGCCGCCACGGCGCTGGTCGCAGGCTTCGCCGTAGGAACGTCCGGAGGGGCCTCGGCAGCACCGGCCACCCCTGCGGCCCCGCAATACCAGTCCTGCGTCTCCGGGTACTACTGCGTGTGGACGTTCGACAGCTACACGGGCACCCGGTACAAGTTCCAGTACAGCAACCCGGACTGGAGTCAGACCTCGCAAGCCGGGGCGTACCACAACGACCAGTCCTCGTGGAACTCCGGCACCAGCGGAATGGGCGTCTACCTCATCGGCGACGGAGGACGCATCCTCGGCTGCCTGCCGGACGGGCACGGCTGGTGGCACCACAACCCCGC